From the Paenibacillus sp. R14(2021) genome, the window ATGCGCGATGATTTCTTCCGTTGCCGGATTATAGACGGGCTCTGTCTTCTCCGACGAGGAAGCGACCCACTCGCCGCCGATGAAGTTTCTGATGCGTTCAGGTGTGCTGGTATGTGACATTTCGGTTAATCCCCTTTCGCATTACGCTTGTTTGGCAGCCAGCATGTAGTCTTCGACCTGCTGGACGGTCGGCATGGCATCGGAGCAGCTATGGCTGGAAATGACGATGGAAGCGGCAGCGCTGCCGAATGCCATGCTTCGGCTCGGGCTCCATCCCTGCATCAGGCCGTAAATAAAGCCGGCTGCATAGGAATCGCCGGCGCCGAACGTCTTGATTACCTTCGCCGGGAAAATCGATCCGCGATGGGCGCTGCCGTCCTTGCCGTATGCAATCGAGCCGTCCTTGCCATGCTTGATGACGACGATTTCGGCATGGCAGCCGAACCACTGCGCGGCCGTAAACGCATCGCTGCGTTCCGTGTTGCCGTCGAAGCGCTCCAGCATGTCGAATTCCTCGCGCGTGCCGATGATGATATCGCTTTTCTCGGCGGCCAGGTGATAATAGATCGCCGTTTCCTCAGGCGTTACCCAGGTATACGGGCGGTAGTCGATGTCAAAGACGACTTTGGTGCCGTGCTTTCTGGCATAGCCGAGCGCTAGCAGCACGGCTTCGCGGGACGGGCTCTTCGCAAGCGCCGTGCCGGATACGAGCAGCGCTTTGCTGCGTGCAATAAGCGATTCGTCCACTTCCTCCGGCGCGAGCAGCAGGTCGGCGGCGTTGTCGCGGTACATGAGGATGCTGCAGTCTTCGGGACTCTTGATTTCGGTAAACGCAAGCCCCGTTACGGCGCCTGTTCGATCCGTCGTAATGCCGGACGTCTCGATTCCGTTGTTCTGCAGATAGCCTAGAATAAACCGACCCATCTGGTCATCGGCCACCTTGCCGATAAACGCCGATTTCATCCCCAGGCGGGACATCCCGATACAAATGTTCGCCGGCGAGCCGCCGACGTATTTGGTGAAGGTCATCGTCTCTTCCATCGGACGATTGATTTCATTGGCGTTGAGATCGATGCATAACCGGCCTATTGCCGTAAAATCTAAAGCTTTATTCGCTGAAAATAAAAATTGCTCCATCCAAAAGCCCTTCTTTCTATAACGGATTTCGCGATAATGGGCCGGCCCGCCCCGCTAGGGAGCAGCACCGGCCCATCGTTCAGGCCGTTAATCACGTATGGCGTTAAATCAATAAGGCCGCGCGGTCTTCACCTGCTTGCGCATCTGTTCGTGCGCCTCAACCACCTTGCTGCCCGTCGACACTTCGGGCACGCCGACATGCCACCACGACTCGTAGCCGTCCGTGTTCGTTCCGGGCAATACTTTGATCTCGACGAGCACCGGCCCAGGCTCCGCTTTCGCTTGAGACAGCGCATGCTCCAGTTCCTCCGCCGTGCGGGCCGTATACGAAGCCGCTCCCAAGCTGCGGGCATTGGCGGCAAAATCGAACGGAATATACGGGCCGCTCAGACGGCCGGTCGCTTTGGAACGGTAACGGAACTCGTTGCCGAAGCCGTCGCTTCCGTGTCCGCGCTGCAGATTATGAATGCACTGGAAGCCGTGGTTGTCGAACAGCAGCACGGTCATCTTGATGCCTTCTTGCACGGCCGTTATGAATTCCGAGTGCAGCATAAGATAGCTGCCGTCGCCGACGAATGCATAGACGCTTCGATCCGGCTCCGCGAGCGCGGCCCCGAATGCGCCGCTGACCTCGTAGCCCATGCAGGAGAAGCCGTATTCCATATGGTAGGTCTTGGGCTCCGCGGAGCGCCATACCCGGTGTAAGTCGCCGGGCAGACTGCCGGCAGCGCAGACGATAACGTCTGACGGACCCACGAAGTCGTTGATGATGCCGACCGCGCGCGTCTGCGTTAAGCCTTCGTCGCTCTCAAGCGTGTACAGGCGGTCCACTTCGCGGTCCCATGCCGATTTCAGGCTGTCGATTTCCTCTTCCGAATAGCCGGAGCGGTAGCCGCATTCGTCCAGCGCCTCCTGCAGCGCGGCAATGGCCGTCTTCGCATCTGCCGTTACGGATACGGCATCCATCTTGAACGCATCGAACGCGCTGACGTTCACGTTCAAGAAGGCGGCTTCGTGATGCTTGAAGGCGGACTTGGAAGCCGTCGTAAAGTCCGAGAACCGCGTGCCGACGCCGATGATCAGGTCTGCTTCCGCGGCGATTCTGTTGGCCGCAAGCGTGCCGGTCGTGCCGACGCCGCCTAGGCTGAGCGGATGATGCCACGGCATCGCGCTCTTCCCAGCCTGTGTCTCGGCGACGGGAATACCGAAGCGTTCCGCGAAGGCGAGCAGCTCCTTCGCCGCGTCCGCATAATGCACGCCGCCGCCCGCAATAATGAGCGGCTTCTTCTTGTTCCTCATCAGCTGCACGGCGCGTTCGATCGCTTCCGGCGCGGCAGGACGGCGCACCAGATAATGAACCCGCTTCTCGAAGAAGGCAGCCGGATAATCGTACGCCTCCGCCTGCACATCCTGCGGCAGCGCAATCGTGACGGCGCCCGTCTCGACGGGATCGGTCAGCACCCTCATTGCCTGCAGCAGCGAAGTCATCAGCTGTTCCGGACGGACGATGCGGTCCCAATACTTGCTGACCGGCTTGAACGCATCCGTCGCGGAAATCGAATAATCGCTTGGCACCTCCAGCTGCTGCAAGACTGGGTCCGGCTGGCGGGAAGCGAAATTGTCGCCCGGCAGAAGCAGCACCGGAATCCGGTTCACCGTTGCCGTTGCGGCGCCGGTCACCATATTGAGCGCACCCGGGCCGATCGAGGTCGTTACCGCGTAGATCTGGCGGCGGTTCTTCTGCTTCGCGAACGCCGCAGCCGCATGAACCATGCCCTGCTCGTTCTTACCTTGCAGGAACGTCAACTCGCCAGCGCCGCGCTCCAGCGCTTCGCCAAGTCCGGTGACGTTGCCATGCCCGAATATACCCATCACGCCCTGGACGAACTTCACCTCTTCGCCGTCCACGGACAATACCTGTTGATCCAGAAATTTCAGCAAAGCCTGTGCCATGGTCAATCGAATCGTCTTCATCGGCAGACAACCTCGCTTTATCGTAGATTAGTTCGCCCGTTAGGCTTCAAGACGGACGAGGAAGGTCTTGATCTCATACGGCTTCAGCTCGAATGCGGCGCCTTGCACGGCCTCTTCGACCAAGCTGCGTTCCATCAGATCGCATTCTTCGATCGAACGGATACGAAGATCACTGCCGATGTTCACCTGCGTGCGGAGTCCGGCGAACTCGTGAACGCGGAGCACAAGCTGCTCCCCGTCCTCGGATTTCTTAACGGCATCCACCATCACGTTAGGCGCGGACAAGCTGAACATGGAGAACACGCTCAGATCGGCGCTGCCCTTGAAGCTGGTCAATGGATTGTTCAGCGACCACGCCTCTTGAACCGTGCCTCCCGCATACCAATCGCCTTCATGCGGCAGCAGCGAATAAACAAAGTCATGCTCGCCGATATCGGCGTCTGGATCCGGGCTCACCGCCGATTTCAGCAGCGACAGGCGGATGACATTGTCTTTGATGTCGTAGCCGTATTTGCAGTCGTTCAGCAAGCTTACGCCGTAGCCGCGCTCGGACAGATCCGCCCATTGATGCCCGACGGACTCGAATCTTGCCCAATCCCAGCTCGTATTCCAATGCGTCGGACGCTTGACGTTCCCGAATTGAATATCGTAGGTCGCCTCGGTCGAACGAACATCAACGGGGAACGCTGCCTTGAGCAGCTGCTGATGCTCCTGCCAGTCGATGTGCGTCTGGAAATCGATTCGCCGGCTTCCCGCGAAGACGGTCATCCGCTGCGAGATCGAAGAGTCCGCATACCGCCACTTGAATGCCACGACAGCCGCCAGCGGCCCCGCTTCCACGAGTTCGACCGAAAGCAGCTCGGAGACGACCCGCTTCTTCTCTTGGTAATAGATATCGATATCCCATGCATCGAAATGCATCGGTTTGTCCTCGAACACTTGCAGTTCATTACCGACCGCGCCAGGGGCCAATACGTCGCGGCGATGGTCCAGATCGTAGATGCGGACCAATTGGCCGCATGCGTTCCACTCGATCTCGTAATGCGGAGTCTTCAGCGTGCGCCCTTCCAGGCTGAACGCCGACGCGACGGACAGCTGCGAAGCACCTGCGCCTGCCGCATAATGAACCGCCTTCATGCCAAGCGAAGGCAGCTGCGAAGTCTCGACCAGCCAGCGGCCGTTCGCGTACTGGGCTTGCAGGCCGCGTCCGTCTTGATCCGTCCATACGGCGCCCTGCGGAATGCGCTCTCCCGGAATTTCCAGCAGATCGCTGCGCTCCCAGGATGCGCTGTTGAACACCGTCAGCGTGCCTTCTTCCTGATGGCTGCTGATCAGCGCAGCTGCTCCATTCCATGCTTCCGCTGCGATGTCAGCTGCTTGCGCGTACTCCTCGCGGCTGTCTTCGTAGACTTCCTTGATCGAAGAGCCCGGAATGATATCGTGGAACTGGTTGCGCAGAATGATCGTCCAGCCCTTGTTCAGCTCCGCCTGCGGGTATTTACTCCAATCCGCGCGCAGCAGCACGGCCAGCATGCTGAGCCATTCCGTCTCGCGATAGCGCAGCTCCAGCTTGCGGTTCATCCGTTTGTTATAGGCTTGGCTCGTATACGTGCCTCGGTGGTATTCGAGATACAGCTCGCCGTCCCATACATGCACGTAGCTGTCGGTCGCATCGACCGTCTCGTGCAGGCGGTCGAAGTAATCGTCCGCGCGTCCTGGCTTGACGTTCGGCAGGCCGGGCATCGTCTCGAGCCGCCGGCGCATTTCGAGCATCTCCCGGTTTACGCCGCCGCCGCCGTCGCCGTAGCCGTACGACAGCAGGAGCTCCTGGTTGATATCTTTGTTCTGATAGCCGTCCCATGCCCCTTTGACGGTTTCCGGCGAAATCAAGCCGTTATACGTGTAGAAGAAGTTGTTTGCTTCTTCCCAGTCATCCGGCGTCGTGATGAAATGCGTGAGCACTTCCGAGCCGTCGATGCCGCGCCATTTGAACGTATCATGCGGCATGCGGTTGAACTGGTTCCAGCTGATTTTGGTCGTCATGAACGTCTTGAACCCGGATTTGCGCAGAATTTGCGGCAGCGCCCAGCTGTAGCCGAATACGTCGGGCAGCCACAAGTAGGTGCTCTCCACGCCAAACTCCCCGCGCATGAACCGGGTGCCGAACAAGAACTGCCTGACGAGCGACTCGCCCGAGGTCAGGTTGCAATCGGCTTCGAGCCACATGCCGCCGCCGATTTCCCAGCGGCCTTCGCGAATTCGCTCGAGGATTTGCGCATAGATGTCCGGGTAATCTTCCTTGATATAGGCATAGAGCTGCGGCTGTGTTTGCAGGAATATATAGTCCGGGAATCGCTCCATGAGCCGCAGGACGGTCGAGAAGGAACGGGCCGATTTCTCGCGCGTATGTTTTAGGCGCCACAGCCATGCCACGTCGATATGCGTATGTCCGACGCAGGTCACCGTAACGGGATGCTGCTTCTCGAACCGGTCCAGCTCGGCCTGCAGCAGCTCTCTTGCTTCGTACACGGATTCGAAATACGCCGCCGATCCCGGCTTGGACCAGTCCACCTTCAGGAAAGCGCGGTCAAGCGCTTTGACGAGACTTACGCGGACCGGGTCACCCGCCTCCAGCACCTGAATGGTCTCGAGAACGGCACGTCCCGTATAGTAGAAATCGTCAACCCGTTCGTCCAGCCAGCACAGCTCGGCCCGGTTGATCGTATGCTTCATTTCGCGGGGCTTGCCGCCCCCGTCCAGCCCGGACCACAGGCGGACATCCAGTCTGCCGGTCGTCCCGGCCGCGTCCTCCGGCAGGAAAACCTCCTGATGATAGGAATCGACGCCTTGGTAAGGCGCGCCGTTCCAATAGAGCAGCGATTCGAAGCCCTCGTTGCCGCCGCCGCCCGTTTCGCCGAAATCGAAGCGTCCAAGCACGGTTTTACCGGCCCATGCCTGCGGAACCTCGACGGTGCAGGTCAGCCAAATATAACGGTCGCGGCCCTGCCACGACTCGCCGGTTTTCAATTCGAACGCTTCTATGACTTCCGGCGGCCTTGTGCCGGGCGCTCCGGGCTCATCCTCGGCCGCGGAGAAGCTCGTCAACGGCAGCGGTTCACGGTAGCGGGTTTCGTCGATCTCGCGAAGCCTCGCTCTCAGCTTCTTTTCTGTAAATAACACGTTATCCTCACCTTTCCAGGGAAATCAACCTTAGAGCGTCTTCTCCAGCTTCAACAAGTTCTCCAGGCTGAGCGCCAGACTGTCGAGCGGGCTGCCCGGGCAGTAATCCTGCTCGACCGCAAACCATTCGACGCCGCTCTTCAAGCCCCATCGAAGAATCGGAGCAAAGTCGATCACGCCGGTTCCGATTTCGGCGAAGGTTTGCCGTTCGTCTGCCGTCATGTCCTTCAGATGAAGGATCGGCATGCGATGCGCATAATTGCGGATGAACGACAGCGGATCTTGACC encodes:
- the iolC gene encoding 5-dehydro-2-deoxygluconokinase; its protein translation is MEQFLFSANKALDFTAIGRLCIDLNANEINRPMEETMTFTKYVGGSPANICIGMSRLGMKSAFIGKVADDQMGRFILGYLQNNGIETSGITTDRTGAVTGLAFTEIKSPEDCSILMYRDNAADLLLAPEEVDESLIARSKALLVSGTALAKSPSREAVLLALGYARKHGTKVVFDIDYRPYTWVTPEETAIYYHLAAEKSDIIIGTREEFDMLERFDGNTERSDAFTAAQWFGCHAEIVVIKHGKDGSIAYGKDGSAHRGSIFPAKVIKTFGAGDSYAAGFIYGLMQGWSPSRSMAFGSAAASIVISSHSCSDAMPTVQQVEDYMLAAKQA
- the iolD gene encoding 3D-(3,5/4)-trihydroxycyclohexane-1,2-dione acylhydrolase (decyclizing), which codes for MKTIRLTMAQALLKFLDQQVLSVDGEEVKFVQGVMGIFGHGNVTGLGEALERGAGELTFLQGKNEQGMVHAAAAFAKQKNRRQIYAVTTSIGPGALNMVTGAATATVNRIPVLLLPGDNFASRQPDPVLQQLEVPSDYSISATDAFKPVSKYWDRIVRPEQLMTSLLQAMRVLTDPVETGAVTIALPQDVQAEAYDYPAAFFEKRVHYLVRRPAAPEAIERAVQLMRNKKKPLIIAGGGVHYADAAKELLAFAERFGIPVAETQAGKSAMPWHHPLSLGGVGTTGTLAANRIAAEADLIIGVGTRFSDFTTASKSAFKHHEAAFLNVNVSAFDAFKMDAVSVTADAKTAIAALQEALDECGYRSGYSEEEIDSLKSAWDREVDRLYTLESDEGLTQTRAVGIINDFVGPSDVIVCAAGSLPGDLHRVWRSAEPKTYHMEYGFSCMGYEVSGAFGAALAEPDRSVYAFVGDGSYLMLHSEFITAVQEGIKMTVLLFDNHGFQCIHNLQRGHGSDGFGNEFRYRSKATGRLSGPYIPFDFAANARSLGAASYTARTAEELEHALSQAKAEPGPVLVEIKVLPGTNTDGYESWWHVGVPEVSTGSKVVEAHEQMRKQVKTARPY
- a CDS encoding alpha-mannosidase, with amino-acid sequence MLFTEKKLRARLREIDETRYREPLPLTSFSAAEDEPGAPGTRPPEVIEAFELKTGESWQGRDRYIWLTCTVEVPQAWAGKTVLGRFDFGETGGGGNEGFESLLYWNGAPYQGVDSYHQEVFLPEDAAGTTGRLDVRLWSGLDGGGKPREMKHTINRAELCWLDERVDDFYYTGRAVLETIQVLEAGDPVRVSLVKALDRAFLKVDWSKPGSAAYFESVYEARELLQAELDRFEKQHPVTVTCVGHTHIDVAWLWRLKHTREKSARSFSTVLRLMERFPDYIFLQTQPQLYAYIKEDYPDIYAQILERIREGRWEIGGGMWLEADCNLTSGESLVRQFLFGTRFMRGEFGVESTYLWLPDVFGYSWALPQILRKSGFKTFMTTKISWNQFNRMPHDTFKWRGIDGSEVLTHFITTPDDWEEANNFFYTYNGLISPETVKGAWDGYQNKDINQELLLSYGYGDGGGGVNREMLEMRRRLETMPGLPNVKPGRADDYFDRLHETVDATDSYVHVWDGELYLEYHRGTYTSQAYNKRMNRKLELRYRETEWLSMLAVLLRADWSKYPQAELNKGWTIILRNQFHDIIPGSSIKEVYEDSREEYAQAADIAAEAWNGAAALISSHQEEGTLTVFNSASWERSDLLEIPGERIPQGAVWTDQDGRGLQAQYANGRWLVETSQLPSLGMKAVHYAAGAGASQLSVASAFSLEGRTLKTPHYEIEWNACGQLVRIYDLDHRRDVLAPGAVGNELQVFEDKPMHFDAWDIDIYYQEKKRVVSELLSVELVEAGPLAAVVAFKWRYADSSISQRMTVFAGSRRIDFQTHIDWQEHQQLLKAAFPVDVRSTEATYDIQFGNVKRPTHWNTSWDWARFESVGHQWADLSERGYGVSLLNDCKYGYDIKDNVIRLSLLKSAVSPDPDADIGEHDFVYSLLPHEGDWYAGGTVQEAWSLNNPLTSFKGSADLSVFSMFSLSAPNVMVDAVKKSEDGEQLVLRVHEFAGLRTQVNIGSDLRIRSIEECDLMERSLVEEAVQGAAFELKPYEIKTFLVRLEA